A window of the Loxodonta africana isolate mLoxAfr1 chromosome 3, mLoxAfr1.hap2, whole genome shotgun sequence genome harbors these coding sequences:
- the LOC104846375 gene encoding erythroid membrane-associated protein-like — translation MASFSGSWLSGCLITLIFLQLPAPGSGDARKFHLVPLGGTAELLCPLPLWPGMEPTEVRWLRSPHPQLSQAVHVFRNGKDWDDGQMPEYKGRTVLVRDTQEGNVTLKILNVRLEDQGQYRCQIQIGNLSKEGSVTLQVAVLGSDPDIHVEGYDAGWIKVVCRSVGWFPKPSAEWRDPQGTVLPSLSEVQALDEAELFQTMVSSRVRDSTLGNVFCIIHNSGLGQEKTAVMVIAEKLLYEQV, via the exons ATGGCAAGTTTCTCTGGCTCCTGGCTCTCTGGCTGCCTCATCACACTCATCTTCCTTCAGCTGCCAGCTCCAGGTTCAG GGGATGCCAGAAAGTTCCACCTGGTTCCGCTAGGGGGCACAGCCGAGCTgctctgccccctccccctcTGGCCAGGCATGGAGCCCACGGAGGTGAGGTGGCTGCGGTCCCCACACCCCCAGCTCTCCCAGGCTGTTCATGTGTTCCGGAATGGGAAAGACTGGGATGACGGTCAGATGCCAGAATACAAGGGGAGGACGGTGCTGGTGAGAGACACCCAAGAGGGAAATGTCACTCTGAAGATCCTCAATGTCCGGCTTGAGGACCAAGGGCAGTACCGCTGTCAAATCCAGATCGGCAATCTGAGTAAAGAGGGCAGCGTCACCCTGCAGGTTGCAG TATTAGGTTCTGATCCTGACATCCACGTGGAGGGCTATGACGCTGGTTGGATCAAAGTAGTGTGCAGATCCGTGGGATGGTTCCCAAAGCCCTCTGCCGAGTGGAGAGACCCTCAAGGCACAGTGCTTCCATCCCTGTCAGAGGTCCAGGCTCTGGATGAAGCTGAACTCTTCCAAACAATGGTGTCCAGCAGAGTGAGGGACAGCACTCTGGGGAATGTGTTTTGCATCATCCACAACTCGGGCCTTGGTCAAGAGAAGACAGCAGTCATGGTCATTGCAG AGAAGCTTCTTTATGAACAggtgtga